Below is a genomic region from Pseudomonas berkeleyensis.
CTGCCCTTTGATCTGGGCGTCGATCAGTTGTGCCTGTTGCAGCAGTTGGCCCCAGCGTTTGCTGCTATGCCGTTGCAGGGCTTTGGAGAGCAGCGGGCGACGTTTATCCCATACGGGAGGGCGGGCACTGGCGAAGGCCTTGTCCAGCGGGATGCCCTGGCTCTGCTCATGAGCGATACCGGCCAGCAGGCGAATCTCGCGGGCCAGCGCCCAAAGGATCACCGGAGTTTCCACGCCTTCGCCGCGTAGGCCTTCGAGCATGCGCAGGGCATGCGCCGCATCGCCGCCCAGGGCGCAGTCGATCAGACCGAAGACATCGAAGCGGGCACTGTCAGCGACTGAGGCCTGCACGGTTTCAGCGTCGATCTGGTTGCCTTCGGCCAGCAGCTTGAGCTTTTCCACTTCCTGGGCGGCCGCCAGCAGGTTGCCTTCCACGCGTGCGGCGATCATCTCCACCGCATCAGCGCTGGCACTCAGACCAGCCTGGGCGAGGCGTTGGCGAATCCACTGCGGCAATTGGTTGGCATCCACTGGCCAGATCTGGATGAACTGGCAGGCCTGGCCATCAATCAGCGCCTTGGCCCATTTCGATTTCTGCGTGCTGCCGTCGAGCTTGGGCAGGCTCAGCAGCAGTACCGTGTCTTCTGGGGGGCGGGAGAGGTATTCGAGCAGGGCCGCTGTGCCCTTGTCGCCTGGCTTGCCGGACGGCAGGCGCAGCTCCAGCAGGCGTTTTTCGGCGAATAGCGACAGGCTGGCGCCTGCCTGCAGCAGGTTGCCCCAATCGAAGTTGGCTTCGGCATTGAATACCTGGCGTTCGCCGAATCCCTGCTGACGGCAGGCCTGGCGAATGGCGTCGGCGGTTTCCTGGCACAGCAACGGTTCATCGCCACTGATGGCGTAGACCGGAGCGAGCTGGCCTTGCAGGTGTTTGCCGAGTTGCGCGGGGGCAAGCTTCATGGACGTGATGTCATCGAGGCAGGGAGGCATCGGGCCGCCTGCGCGGCCCGTGAGCCTTACTGGATCGGCAGTTCGATGGGAGACTGCTGTGGTGCGACCTGGCTTTCGCGGGCGCGGCGAGCCGCTTCCAGTGCTTCGGCTTCCGCCTTGGCGCGGGCTTCTGCGGTCTGCTGCAGTTGATCCAGTTGCTCTGGAGTGATCTGTTGCAGGTTGAGCGCCAGTTGCTGGATCAGCTCACGGCGCAGCTCGCGGCGCAGTTGCGCGGCTTCCTGATCCGAGCCGGCCAGGTTGTTGTCGTCCTGCTGGTAGTAGTTCTGCACTTCGACCTTGTTGCTGGTCAGCAGCAGATCCCGAGCGCCACGGATCTCATATTCCAGAGCCATGGTCAGTTCGTACTCGGCGGTACGGGCGCCGCTGCTGTAGCTGGCGCTGCGACGATTCTCGGTTTCGCGGCTGATTATCAGCTTGTAGGGCGCACCGGCATGTACGCGAACGTCGTTGCGATTCAGTACTTCACGCAGTTCCTGCACGGTATCGCCATAGGCATCGCGTGCGGTTACGTTGAGTTCCTTGATGGCAAATTGCACATCGCCAGTGCCACGCAGCTGGAAGCCGCATGCGCTGAGCAGGACGGCCAGGCCGATCACCAGCAGATTCCGTTTCATCATTCTCATATCCCCTTGGCGGATCACGGCGCCACGTTGCCGTGGCGCCGAGCTTAATCAGTTGGCGACTATGTTGACCAGTTTGCCCGGCACCACGATGACCTTGCGAATGCTCAGGCCTTCGGTGAAGCGCAGCACGTTCTCGTTGCCACGGGCGGCGGCTTCGACTTCCTCGCGGCTGGCGCTGGCCGGCACTTCGATCTGCCCGCGCAGCTTGCCATTGACCTGTACCACCAGGGTCAGGCTGTCCTGCACCAGGGCGGACTCGTCGACCTGCGGCCAGCTGGCGTCGATGATCGCGCCTTGCTTGCCCAGTTCGCGCCACAGTTCATGGCTGATGTGCGGGGTGATCGGGGCGAGGATCAGGGCGACGGTTTCCAGGCCTTCCTGAACCAGCGCACGATCCTGCTCGGTCGCGGTAGCGGCTTTTTCCAGCACGTTCATCAGTGTCATCACCTGGGCGACAGCAGTGTTGAACTTGTGGTGCAGGCCAATATCGTTGCTCGCCTGCTTGATGGCCAGGTGAATGGCGCGGCGCACGGCTTTCTGCTCATCGTTCAGGGTGGCGATGTCGAGTTTGGCTGGTTGGCCAGCACTCACGTGGCTGTGGGCCAGGCGCCAGACACGACGCAGGAAGCGGTTGGCACCTTCGACGCCGGAGTCCGACCATTCGCAGCTCATGTCGGGCGGCGAGGCGAACATCATGAACAGGCGGCAAGTGTCGGCGCCGAAGGCATCAATCATCGATTGCGGGTCGACGCCGTTATTCTTCGACTTGGACATCTTCTCGGTGCCGCCGATTTCCACCGGCAGGCCATCGCTCTTGAGCTTGGCGCCGATGACCTTGGCCTTGGCATCACGCTCGATTTCCACGTCGGCCGGGTTGAACCAGTCCTTGCCACCGTTTTCCAGGGTGCGGTAGTAGGTTTCGGCGACCACCATGCCTTGAGTCAGCAGGTTCTTGAACGGTTCGTTGGAGGTGACCAGGCCTTCGTCGCGCATCAGCTTGTGGAAGAAGCGCGCATACAGCAGGTGCAGGATGGCGTGCTCGATACCACCGATGTACTGATCGACCGGCAGCCAGTGGTTGGCGGCTTTCTGGTCGACCATGCCCTTGTCGTAGTGCGGGCTGGCGTAGCGGGCGAAGTACCAGGACGATTCTACGAAGGTGTCCATGGTGTCGGTTTCACGCTTGGCCGGGCTGCCGCATTTCGGGCAGGTGCAGCTGTAGAACTCGGGCATCTTGGCCAGCGGCGAACCCGCGCCGTCCGGCACTACGTTTTCTGGCAGCACGACCGGCAATTGATCTTCCGGCACTGGTACGTCGCCACAGGTCTCGCAGTGGATGATCGGGATCGGGCAGCCCCAGTAGCGTTGGCGGCTGATACCCCAATCACGCAGGCGGAACTGGGTCTTGCGCGCGCCGTGCTCGCTGGCTTCCAGATCGGCGACGATGGCGTCGAAGGCTTCGGTGAAGGTCTTGCCGTCGTATTTGCCGGAGTTGATGGTGGTCAGGCCATCCTTGTCGCCGTACCAGGCTTGCCAGGTAGTGGCGTCGTAGTCCTTGCCTTCGCCGGTGTAGACCTGCTTGATCGGCAGCTCGTACTTGTTGGCGAATTCGAAGTCGCGCTCGTCATGTGCCGGCACGGCCATTACCGCACCTTCGCCATAGCCCCACAGCACGTAGTTGGCGACGAACACCGGCAATTTGTCGCCGGTCAGTGGGTGGATGACGAACTGGCCGGTGGCCAGGCCTTTCTTCTCCATGGTGGCCATGTCGGCCTCGGCCACGGAGCCGGCCTTGCATTCGGCGATGAAGGCCTGCAGCTCGGCGCTGTTCTCGGCTGCGCGCTGGGCCAGCGGGTGCTCGGCGGCCACGGCCACGTAGGTGGCGCCCATCAGGGTGTCGGGGCGGGTCGAGTAGACCTTGAGCTGGCCGCTGGTACCGATGCTGGCGACGTCGTAGTCGAAGGCGATATCGGCACCGTAGCTCTTGCCGATCCAGTTGCGCTGCATGGTCTTGACCTGTTCCGGCCAGCCATCGAGCTCATCCAGGCTGCTCAGCAGCTCATCGGCATAAGCGGTGATCTTGAAGTAGTACATCGGGATTTCGCGCTTTTCGATCAACGCGCCCGAACGCCAGCCACGGCCGTCGATGACCTGCTCGTTGGCCAGTACGGTCTGGTCGACCGGATCCCAGTTCACGGTGCCGTTCTTGCGGTAGATCACGCCTTTTTCGAACAGGCGGGTGAACAGCCACTGCTCCCAGCGGTAGTAGTCCGGTTTGCAGGTGGTGACTTCACGTGTCCAGTCGATGGCCAGACCCAGCGATTTCAGCTGGGTCTTCATGTATTCGATGTTCTCGTAAGTCCACTTGGCCGGTGCGACCTGGTTCTTCATCGCGGCGTTTTCCGCCGGCATGCCGAACGCGTCCCAGCCCATCGGTTGCAGGACGTTTTTGCCGAGCATGCGCTGGTAGCGGGCGATCACGTCGCCGATGGTGTAGTTGCGCACGTGCCCCATGTGTAGCTTGCCGCTGGGGTAGGGGAACATCGACAGGCAGTAGAAGGTTTCCTTGCCGGGCTGTTCGCTGACGACGAAGGATTTCTGCGCGTCCCAGTGGGACTGCGCGGCGGCTTCTATTTCACGGGGCGAGTACTGTTCGTGCATGGCTCTGGCGCTGAAGGAATGGGGCTTGCGGAAAACGCCGTAGCATACATGAGCGCCGTCTATCGAGGGAAACCCAGATTGCCCCGTGGCCGCCGTTGGTCGCGGCAGCCGGCTGCTTGCGGTGCCTTCGCTAAGCTTGACTCAAGGGCTGCGAGTCTTGGGCCTTGCGAGGTTTCGAATGACTAATGCACGGCAGGTGGAGCGAGGTGGCGGTCTGTATGAGCGGCTGCTGCATCGACTCGCCCTGGCACTCGAGGAGGCCGACACCGCCAGTCGCCTGCATGCCGAGCCGCTGCGCGATCTGGAACTCGATGGCCTTAGCCCCGCCGAGTTGGAGCTGATTCGTGCCTACCTCAATCGTGACCTGCACTGGCTGCGTGGCTGGCATGCTGCCGCTGAAGAACTGGCACTGATTCAGCGGCAACCACTGCGCGCCAGTCGGCCGGTGAACAAGGTCAAACCACTGCCCAAGCGTCGTCAGGCGCTGTGCTGCGCCTTGTGTGGTACGCCTGTGAGCTGGCATCGCGGGCAGGATGCACAAGCGTGTCAGGCTTGTGGCTCGAAGCTGTTTCGCAGCGGCAATTCCCGTTAGCAGGCTATTGAAAACTACCTACGTTGCCATCGCGGCGTTAAAAACAGGCTCGGACTGCTCATTTACAGCTCGTAAACTCCGCGTCCTCGCCTATTTTTGCCTTGCGCTGGCTGCCTCGCCTACGTTTTCAACAACCTGCTAGGCTTGGGCGCCCTTGGAGGTGCCTGATGCCGATTCGCTACATCCTCAAACAACTGCTGATGCCGCCAGGCATTCTGCTGCTGCTGATCCTGCTGGCCTGGTGGTTGCGCCGCTCGTTTCCACGCCTGGCTGCCGCCTGTCTGGCTACGGGGGTTGGCGGCTTGTGGTTGATGAGCCTGCCGGCCGTGATGCAGTGGAGCGCCGGGCTGCTCGAGCGCGAGCCGGTGTTGGCTGAAGAACAATGGACGACGCTGGCGCAGCGTGCCGATGCCATCGTCATTCTCGGTGCGGGGCGTGAGCAGAATGATCCGGGCTGGGGCGGTGCCGATCAGCCTGGTTTGATGGCGCTGGAGCGGCTGCGCTATGCGGCGCGATTGGCGCGGGCCTCAGGTTTGCCGATGGCGGCCTCCGGCGGCCTGCATTATGGGCAGCCGCCCAGCGAGGCGGCGTTGATGGCTGATGCGATGCAGCGTGACTACGGTCTGCCGATTCGCTGGCTGGAGGAGGAAAGCCGCACCACCTGGGAGAACGCCGTGCTCAGCGCCGAGCTGCTGCAGCCACAGGGCGTGCGTCGTGTGGTGCTGGTGACCCAGGCCTGGCATATGCAGCGGGCGCGCTGGTGTTTCGAGCAGGCTGGTTTCGACGTGATCACTGCCCCGATGGGCTTTCTCAGTGCCGGCTATGAGCGGCCGCTGGGTGGCTGGCTGCCGGAGTCCCGGGTGATCTGGCAGAGCAGCATGCTGCTCAACGAGGCGATTGGTCTGGCGGTCTATCCGCTGGTGTACGGGCAAGGTGAGAGGGAGTAGGGCGTACTCGCCGCAGGCAGTACGCCATTGGGATGGTTCGGTATGCTTGGCGGACTGTTCGCTGAGGCTCCTGAGTCCGCCCTACAGGGCTGAGGCTACGAGCGGCTGGCGTTCCAGTCCGCCCTACGGGCCCGTTTTCGATCGGTGCGCATGGCGCACCCTACGGGAGCCGTCTGGCGGGCTCCCATAGGGGGTAGAGCTTTACAGCGTCTTGGCCATACGACTGGCCAGCAATGCCCAGCCCAGGATCAGGGCGCAGAGAATCGCCAGCGGCCAGATGCGCCATTTCAGGTAGGGCGTCAGCCCCTGCATCGGTACCACCTCGCCATACAGCACGGCCTGCTGGAACTGCGGCAGCCATTGCTGCACACGGCCGTGCGGGTCGATGGTCACGGTAACGCCGTTGTTGGTGGCGCGGATCATCCAGCGACCGGCCTCCAGCGCGCGCATCTGCGCCATCTGCAAGTGCTGCAGCGGGCCGATCGAGCTGCCGAACCAGGCATCGTTGCTCACGGTCAGGAGGATGTCGCTGTCCGCGGCCAAGTCAGCGGCGAACTCCGGGTACACCACTTCGTAGCAGATGAACGGTGCGATCCGGTATCCCTTGGCCAGCAGCGGCGATTGACCTGCAGGGCCGCGAGCGAAGTCGGACATCGGCAGGTCAAAGAAGGCGATCAACCCGCGCAGTACTTCCTGCAAGGGCACATACTCACCGAACGGCACCAGCTTCTGCTTCAGGTAGGTGCCCTGGCCTTCGCCGAAGCTGGTGATGGCGTTGTAATAACGCAATTCACCCTCGGCATTGCTCTGGCGTACCGGCACGCCGGTGATCAGCGCGCTCTGGCGGTCACGCGCGAAGCGATCCATCACGCCGATATAGCCTTGCGCCATGTCCTTGAGTACGGGGATCGCGGTTTCCGGCCAGACCAGAATATCCACCGGCTTGGCACTGAAGCTGAGGTCACGGTACAGGGCGAGCTGAGCATTCAACTGCGCCGGATCCCACTTCATGCTCTGTTCCACGTTGCCCTGGACTGCCGCGATTTTCAGTGGTTCGCCAGCGGTTTGTGTCCAGTCGCGATCCTGCAATGCCAGGCTCAGCGCCCAGGGGGCTAACAGCAAGATCACTGCTGTGACGTAGCGCGGCTTGTTCGGGCGCAACGTATTGAGGTTGATGATCAGCGCGGCGGCCAGCACCAGCACGAAGGAAATCAGCCATACGCCGCCAATCGGCGCCAGGCCGGCCAGCGGGCCGCTCAACTGGCTGTAGCCGGCATAGAGCCAGGGGAAACCGGTGAGGAACCAGCCACGGAAGACTTCCTGTGCCAGCCACAGGGCGGCGAATGCCAGGGAGTCGGCCAGTGGTGCTTCGCTACGACGTATCCAGCGCGCCCAGAGGGCAGCCATCAGGGCGAAGAACAGACCCAGAATGGCGACGAAGCCCAGCGTCAGCAGGCCGGCGAGCGCCGGTGAGGCGGAGCCGTAATCATGAATGCTGACATACACCCAACTGGTGCCGGCGGCGAACAGGCCAAAACCGTAGCACCAGCCGCGCAGGGCAGCCTGTCCCGGGCGCAGCTCGCGCAGGCCGAAGTACAGCACGGCGATGGAGAGCACAGCCAAAGGCCAGATATCGAAGGGGGCGAAAGCCAGTGGCGCGATGGCGCCGGCAACCAGGGCGGCGAGATGGCCGGGCCAGCCCGAACGGGTCATCCATTGCAGCATGGGCAAGTCCTAGGAAAGCGGTGGCGCAAGGGTAGAGCGGAATCAGCGCCTCGGGAAGGCACCAATGGGGAATTTCGTGGCAGTGTTTTGCAAGGCTGCAAAAACGCCTCGTCACGGCCCTGTGTGCGGCCATGACGAGGCGTCAGGCTCAACGATTCAGCGGGGTCAGGCGCAGCAGGTGGATGCGGCGACTGTCGGCGTTGAGCACGCGGAAGCGGAATTCACCGATCTCGGTGACTTCGTTACGCTTGGGCAGGTGGTCGAAGGCGTTCATCACCAGACCGCCAACGGTGTCGTACTCATCATCGGGGAATTCGCTGCCGAAGCTCTCGTTGAAGCTGTAGATCGGCGTCAGCGCCTTGATCAGGAAGTCGCCCGATGGCAGCGGCTTGATGTAGCCGTCTTCCTCGACGTCATGCTCGTCTTCGATGTCACCGACGATCTGCTCGAGCACGTCCTCGATGGTCACCAGGCCGGCGACGCCACCGTACTCGTCGATGACCACGGCCATGTGGTTGTGGTTGGCGCGAAACTCGCGCAGCAGCACGTTGAGGCGCTTGGACTCGGGCACGAAGGTGGCCGGGCGCAACATGTCCTTGAGGTTGAAGTCCGGCTGTTCACCGGAGAGGATCAGCGGTAGCAGATCCTTGGCCAGCAGGATGCCGATCACGTCGTCGAGGCTTTCGCCGATCACCGGGTAGCGCGAGTGTGCGGCGTCGATGATGGCAGGCAGGAATTCGCGTGGCGTCTGGGTGGCCTTGATGCTGATCATCTGCGAGCGCGGCACCATGATGTCGCGTACCTGCAGGTCGGCGACCTGAATGGCGCCCTCGACGATGGCCAGTGCCTCGCTGTCGAGCAGCTTGTTCTGGTGGGCTTCGCGCAGGACTTCCAGCAGTTCCTGGCGGTTTCTCGGCTCATGAGCAAAAGCCTGGGTCAGCTTGTTGAACCAGGACTTCTGCTCGTTGCTCGATCGATCTTCGCTCATGGCGTTTACTCGGGGTTCCTTAAAAGGAGAGAGGGGTTACTCGTCGCCGGCATACGGGTCGGGATGACCCAGTTCAGCGAGCAATTGTCGTTCCAGTTCTTCCATCTCGAGGGCTTCTTCTTCCTCGATATGGTCATAGCCGAGCAGGTGCAGGCAGCCGTGGATCACCAGGTGTGCCCAGTGCGCCTCCAGCGTCTTGCCTTGCTCGGCGGCTTCGCGCTCGACGACCGGCACGCAGATCACCAGGTCGCCCAGCAGCGGAATGTCGAGAATTCCATCGGGAATCTCGGCGGGGAAGGACAATACGTTGGTGGCGTAGTCCTTGTGCCGCCAGGTGTGGTTCAGCTCGCGGCCTTCGGCTTCGTCGACCAGGCGAATGGTCAGCTCGGAGTCAGCCGTGCGCTGGCGCAACGCCAGTTCGCACCAGCGGCGCAATTGCGCCTCATCCGGGTGCTGGCCGTCACTGGCCAGCTGCAGGTCGAGCTCAAGCATCGTTGTTGTCGACCTTGCCGTGCAGACGGTTGTCGTGGCGCTCGTAGGCTTCGACGATGCGTTGTACCAGTGGGTGGCGCACCACATCCTTGGGTTTGAAATGAGTGAAGCTGATGCCCGGTACGTCACGCAGCACGTCGATGACGTGAGTCAGGCCGCTCTTGGTGCCGCGCGGCAGGTCGACCTGGGTGATATCGCCGGTGATCACGGCGGTGGAGCCGAAACCGATACGGGTGAGGAACATCTTCATCTGCTCGACGGTGGTGTTCTGACTTTCGTCGAGAATGATGAAGCTGTTATTAAGGGTACGGCCGCGCATGTAAGCCAGCGGGGCAACCTCGATCACCTGTTTCTCGATCAGCTTGGCCACATGCTCGAAGCCGAGCATTTCGTACAGTGCGTCGTACAGCGGGCGCAAGTAGGGGTCGATCTTCTGGGCCAGGTCGCCTGGCAGGAAGCCGAGCTTCTCGCCGGCCTCGACTGCCGGGCGCACCAGCAGGATGCGGCGCACCTGTTCGCGTTCCAGCGCATCGACGGCGCAGGCGACTGCCAGGTAGGTCTTGCCGGTGCCGGCCGGGCCGATGCCGAAGTTGATGTCGTGGTCGAGGATCGATTTGACGTAGCGCTGCTGGTTGGCGCCGCGCGGCTTGATCACACCTTTGCGCGTGCGCAGGGTGACCTGCGGCAGATTGCTGGGGTTGACCAGCTCTTCGACCCCGGACTCCTGCAGATACAGGTGCACCAGATCGGGTGACAGTTCGCTGGCCTTGGTCTCGCGGTACAGCTTGCGCAGCAACTGTTCGGCGGCCTGAGCTTTCTCGGCATCGCCCAGCAATTCGAACTGGTTACCGCGGTTGCGGATTTCCAGACCGAGGCGCTCTTCGATCAGACGCAGGTGTTCGTCGAACTGGCCGCAGAGGTTGGCGAAACGGCGGGCCTCGAAAGGTTCGAGGGTGAAACGATGGGGTTCTAGGGAAGCGTTCAAGGTCTTGTGTTGACTGCCATTCGGCTGGGAGTGAGGGGCAAGCATAACGCTGTCCGCCTACCTGGGAAAGCGTAGGCGGATCAGGCTTTGGTCGGGGGCGTCAGTGCAGGTTCGACTCGCTGAGCAGGGTGCCGCGCAGGGAGTGGGGCAGGGCGTCGTCGATGTGCACGTCGACGAACTGGCCGATCAGGCGTGGGTCGTCGCAGCGGAAGTTGACGATGCGGTTCTGCTCGGTGCGGCCCTGGAGCATGCCCGGATCTTTCTTCGAGTAATCGCTGACCAGGATGCGCTGCACCGTGCCGACCATGCGTCGGCTGTTCTCGAAACCGTTCTGATTGATACGGTGCTGGAGCAGGGCCAGGCGCTGCTTCTTAACCTCGTCCGGGGTGTCGTCGACCAGGTCGGCTGCCGGTGTGCCAGGGCGCGAGCTGTAGATGAAGGAGAAGGAGAAGTCGAAACCGACATCCTCGATCAGCTTCATGGTCTGCTCGAAGTCCTTCTCGGTCTCGCCGGGGAAGCCGACGATGAAGTCCGAGCTGATCAGGATGTCCGGCACGGCGGCGCGCAACTTGCGGATGCGCGACTTGTATTCCAGCGCAGTGTGGTTGCGCTTCATCGCCGCCAGAATGCGATCCGAGCCGGATTGCACGGGCAGGTGCAGGTACTTCACCAACTGCGGGATTTCGGCGTGGGCCTGGATGATCGCGTCGGAAAACTCCAGCGGGTGGCTGGTGGTGTAGCGGATGCGCTCGACGCCGTCGACCAGCGCCACCGCATGCAGCAGTTCGGCGAAGTCGGCGATGCGGCCTTCCGGTGTCTCGCCACGGTAGCCGTTGACGTTCTGCCCGAGCAGGGTGATTTCCTTCACGCCTTTCTCGGTCAGGGAGGTGATTTCCATCAGCACGTCGATCAGCGGGCGGCTGACTTCCTCGCCGCGGGTGTAGGGCACCACGCAGAAGGTGCAGTATTTGCTGCAGCCTTCCATCACCGAAACGAAGGCGCTGGGGCCGTCGACGCGCGGCTCGGGCAGACGGTCGAACTTCTCGATCTCGGGGAAGCTGATGTCGACCTGGGCAGTCTTGGTCACGCGGGCAGCGTCGATCATTTCCGGCAAACGGTGCAGGGTCTGCGGGCCGAAGACCACGTCGACATAGGGCGCGCGATCGCGGATCGCCGCGCCTTCCTGGCTGGCCACGCAGCCGCCGACGCCGATCACCAGATCCGGATTGGCCTGCTTCAGTTCGCGCCAGCGGCCGAGCTGGGAGTACACCTTGTCCTGAGCCTTTTCGCGGATCGAGCAGGTGTTGAGCAGGATGACGTCGGCCTCTTCCGGCCGCTCGGTGACTTCCAGGGCCTGATGCTCGCCCAGCAGGTCGACCATGCGCGAGCTGTCGTACTCGTTCATCTGGCAACCGTGGGTTTCGATATAGAGCTTCTTGGTCATGGCTGTGTCTGAGGTGGTTAAAAAATGACCGCGTATTATAGGCGTGTGCCGGAGGTGGCGCTACCGCTCAACGGGTGCGTGAGTAATCTTGCTCCAGTACCAACTGGTCATCGTGCAAGAGATACAGCGCGTCGATCAGGTCATAGGCGCTGCCGCCATAGCAGTCGCGGCCTTCGCCTTGCAGGCGCAGATGCTGCTGGTCACCGTCAGTAGTGACGCTCAGAGTCTGGATGCTGCAGCAGCGTGAGGTGTCAGCCAGCGGGCTGTCGTTGTCGCCTGCGGCAGGAGCCAGTTGGCGCAGGCGCTGGCCAGCGCGCCATTCCTCTATGTGTGGGCAGGACTGCGCAGCGGGAGCATGTAGCAGCACCAGACAGTTACCAGAAGTGTTGGCGATGCTGGTTATTGCCCCCTCGGCCGGCTGTGGGCAGGGCGTTGCGCGATAGGCGCTCAGGCGTTGCTCGTGCGCTGCATGACAGAGGCGTTGATTGGTTCGCAAGGCGTGCTGGAGGCGATCATCCTGCTCCAGATGCTGCTGGATGTCCCATGGGCTGGCCGGGTTATCGATCAAGCGCCCCAGTAGCACAAGGCAATCCTGCTCACGGCCAGCCTTGAGGTAGGCGAGTGAGAGGTCGCTGCGCAGCCAGTACCAGTTGGCATCGAAGGTGTCGTAGAGGCAGGCGTCCTGTTGCCGCTGCACCTGTTCCAGGCGCGCGATGGCGTCCGCGTAGTCGCCACGGGAGACAAGCGCGTCTACCAATGGGCGACGCAACGCGTTCTCCGAGCAATCCTTCTCCGCCGCCTGAGCGGAAAGTGTCAGCAGTGTGGCCAGTAGCAGGGTGCAAAGCACCTGAAATGCAGGCATGGGATTTCGTCCTTGATGCTGATCCGTTGGGCGGGTAGCGGTGTTGGATGGGCGTGCTGTGCTATTCTGCGCGCCCCGTTTTTCCTGACTTCGAGCCTTCATGAGCAAGCGTGACCCCATCTACAAGGTGATTTTTCTCAACCAGGGCCAGGTGTATGAAATGTACGCCAAGCAGATCTACCAGAGCGATCTGTGGGGCTTTCTGGAAGTGGAGGAATTCGTCTTCGGTGAGCGCAGCCAACTGGTGGTCGATCCCAGCGAGGAAAAGCTCAAGGCGCAGTTCGAAGGTGTGGTACGCAGCTTCGTGCCGATGCACGCGATCATCCGTATCGACGAGGTGGAGCGATTGGGCACAGCGAAGATCAGCGAGGCCAAGGGCGGCGGCAATGTGATGCCGTTCCCCATGCCGATGCCGGAGAAGTGAGAGCGCTTTTGTAGGGTACGCCGCGCGCACCTGAAACGATGCGCACGATCAAGGCAGCGGCGAGAAGGGCGAGCGGCCTTCGGCGGTCTGCAATTCCAGCAGGTAGCTGCGGAAGATCTGGCCCAGAACCTGGCTGGCAATTTCCAGCTCATCGCGACGCATCTGCGCCGAAACCAGATCGGCGCTGTCCATCGCTTCGTCCGAGCCGTTGACCGAAGCCATCTTCAATACGATGTAGGCCTGCACATTGTTGGCCGGCACGCCTTCGCCGCGGAAGAACATGGTGCCCAGGCGCAGTTGAGCTTCGGCATGCCCCTGCAGCGAAGCACGTTCGAACCAGGTCAGCGCCTGCTTGAAGTCGCGTGGGGTGCGTTTGCCGTCGTAGTAATACTCGCCCAGCTCGTAGGCCGCCTGCATGTTGCCAGCGCGTGCCATTTCCTGGCAGCTGGCGAGGGCGTCTGGCATGTCTTCAGGCGTAGCGTTCAGCGCACAGCTGCCGCTGGCAGGGATCAGCAGGGAGTTGCCGCCTGCAAGTGCAAACAGCGGGAGGAAAAGCAACAGGCAGCCCAGGGACAGGGTGCGGCCGGTGCGGTTCATCTGGATAGCGGTGCCTCAACGGTTCGGGGCGGGTTACGGAAGCAGGCGGGCGTAGAGCACGCCGGCCTTCGCATTATGGAGTAAGTCGGCACAATCTTACAAAGTCTTTACCCAGGCTGGCAGGCGCTGGAGGCTGGTTGGCTGCCAGCCTGGGTCAGGTTCAGGCTTTCTTCAGTTCGGCGAAGGCACGTTCAGCAGCGTCCAGCGTCAGCTTGAGCTCCGTTTCGCCATGGGCGATGGAGGTGAAGCCAGCCTCGAAAGCGCTCGGCGCCAGGTACACGCCGCCATCAAGCATCAAATGGAAGAAGCGGTTGAAGCGCGCGCTGTCGCTGGCCATCACGTCGGCGAAGGTGACGATGTCGTCGGCGCCGCTGAAGTACAGGCCGAACATGGCACCGGCCTGGGTGGTGACGAAGGGGATACCGGCGGCATCGGCGCGCTGCTGCAGGCCGTCGAGCATGCGCGTGGTGTAATCGGTCAGCTCGGTGTGGAAGCCCGGGCGGCTGATCAGCTTCAGGGTGGTCAGGCCGGCGGCCATGGCCAGCGGGTTACCCGACAGAGTACCGGCCTGATAGACCGGGCCGAGCGGGGCGATGCATTCCATGATCGC
It encodes:
- a CDS encoding HlyC/CorC family transporter → MSEDRSSNEQKSWFNKLTQAFAHEPRNRQELLEVLREAHQNKLLDSEALAIVEGAIQVADLQVRDIMVPRSQMISIKATQTPREFLPAIIDAAHSRYPVIGESLDDVIGILLAKDLLPLILSGEQPDFNLKDMLRPATFVPESKRLNVLLREFRANHNHMAVVIDEYGGVAGLVTIEDVLEQIVGDIEDEHDVEEDGYIKPLPSGDFLIKALTPIYSFNESFGSEFPDDEYDTVGGLVMNAFDHLPKRNEVTEIGEFRFRVLNADSRRIHLLRLTPLNR
- the lnt gene encoding apolipoprotein N-acyltransferase, producing MQWMTRSGWPGHLAALVAGAIAPLAFAPFDIWPLAVLSIAVLYFGLRELRPGQAALRGWCYGFGLFAAGTSWVYVSIHDYGSASPALAGLLTLGFVAILGLFFALMAALWARWIRRSEAPLADSLAFAALWLAQEVFRGWFLTGFPWLYAGYSQLSGPLAGLAPIGGVWLISFVLVLAAALIINLNTLRPNKPRYVTAVILLLAPWALSLALQDRDWTQTAGEPLKIAAVQGNVEQSMKWDPAQLNAQLALYRDLSFSAKPVDILVWPETAIPVLKDMAQGYIGVMDRFARDRQSALITGVPVRQSNAEGELRYYNAITSFGEGQGTYLKQKLVPFGEYVPLQEVLRGLIAFFDLPMSDFARGPAGQSPLLAKGYRIAPFICYEVVYPEFAADLAADSDILLTVSNDAWFGSSIGPLQHLQMAQMRALEAGRWMIRATNNGVTVTIDPHGRVQQWLPQFQQAVLYGEVVPMQGLTPYLKWRIWPLAILCALILGWALLASRMAKTL
- the miaB gene encoding tRNA (N6-isopentenyl adenosine(37)-C2)-methylthiotransferase MiaB, translating into MTKKLYIETHGCQMNEYDSSRMVDLLGEHQALEVTERPEEADVILLNTCSIREKAQDKVYSQLGRWRELKQANPDLVIGVGGCVASQEGAAIRDRAPYVDVVFGPQTLHRLPEMIDAARVTKTAQVDISFPEIEKFDRLPEPRVDGPSAFVSVMEGCSKYCTFCVVPYTRGEEVSRPLIDVLMEITSLTEKGVKEITLLGQNVNGYRGETPEGRIADFAELLHAVALVDGVERIRYTTSHPLEFSDAIIQAHAEIPQLVKYLHLPVQSGSDRILAAMKRNHTALEYKSRIRKLRAAVPDILISSDFIVGFPGETEKDFEQTMKLIEDVGFDFSFSFIYSSRPGTPAADLVDDTPDEVKKQRLALLQHRINQNGFENSRRMVGTVQRILVSDYSKKDPGMLQGRTEQNRIVNFRCDDPRLIGQFVDVHIDDALPHSLRGTLLSESNLH
- a CDS encoding PhoH family protein, producing the protein MNASLEPHRFTLEPFEARRFANLCGQFDEHLRLIEERLGLEIRNRGNQFELLGDAEKAQAAEQLLRKLYRETKASELSPDLVHLYLQESGVEELVNPSNLPQVTLRTRKGVIKPRGANQQRYVKSILDHDINFGIGPAGTGKTYLAVACAVDALEREQVRRILLVRPAVEAGEKLGFLPGDLAQKIDPYLRPLYDALYEMLGFEHVAKLIEKQVIEVAPLAYMRGRTLNNSFIILDESQNTTVEQMKMFLTRIGFGSTAVITGDITQVDLPRGTKSGLTHVIDVLRDVPGISFTHFKPKDVVRHPLVQRIVEAYERHDNRLHGKVDNNDA
- the ybeY gene encoding rRNA maturation RNase YbeY, which translates into the protein MLELDLQLASDGQHPDEAQLRRWCELALRQRTADSELTIRLVDEAEGRELNHTWRHKDYATNVLSFPAEIPDGILDIPLLGDLVICVPVVEREAAEQGKTLEAHWAHLVIHGCLHLLGYDHIEEEEALEMEELERQLLAELGHPDPYAGDE
- a CDS encoding DUF1820 family protein; amino-acid sequence: MSKRDPIYKVIFLNQGQVYEMYAKQIYQSDLWGFLEVEEFVFGERSQLVVDPSEEKLKAQFEGVVRSFVPMHAIIRIDEVERLGTAKISEAKGGGNVMPFPMPMPEK